The Oceaniferula flava genome contains the following window.
CTTCGCGCCCCGGAAGTCCGCGTAGCCAGATTTCAGGTGTTCGGAGGTGAGGAAAGTGGGCTCGTCTTCGCCGTTATCGGAGCTGAAGATCACCAGTGTGTTGTCATCGATTCCTAGTTCCACGAGTTTGTCCATGATGCGGCCGGTGTCGCGGTCGGCAGCTGAGACCATGGATGCGTAGCAATGGTCGTTGAAGTCAGGCATCGTGGGGACATCGGCATCAGCACCGAAGGGCATGCCTGGATACACTTCGTTGATCATGGTTTGGTTCAGATCGGAAGTATCGTAGACCAGTCCGTCTTCATCAGTTAGAGCGGCTAGCGTGGCGGCCGGATACATGTAGGCATGCGGCGGAGTCCAAGCGCAGTAGAGGAAGAATGGGCGGTCGGCATTTTCTTCGATGAATTTGAGGCCCTCGGCCACGACGACGTCGTGCGAGCAGACGTTTCCTGAGTTGTCTGTCCAGGAGTGCATGATCTCGTTGTAGTTGTGGGCTCCTGCGATATAGAGGCTGTCACCTGCTCCTAACTGATCCGAGTTGAAGTAGATTTTCTGATCGTTTTTCCATAGAGACTTGGGGAAAAACCTGTGTGCGGCAGTTTGGCTGAGGTAGCCGCAGAAGAAATCAAAACCCTGGTTCCAAGGAGCACCAGTTGAGGTTCCCATTCCCCATTTGCCGACGCAGCCAGTGGTGTATCCTGCCTGTTGGAGCACTTCTCCGATGGTGATGCGTGTGGGGTGAAGGTTTTCTCCAGAGTTATGACGGTCTTGAGATCGTCGAGTGTCCTGGCCCGTCATGAGGGAGGATCGACAGGAATGGCAGACTGGGCTGGCGGTGTAGAAGTTGGAGAACATCATTCCCTGGCTCGCCATGCTATCGATGCGTGGTGTTTTCAGAGTAGCTTGACCATAAACTCCAATTTCGCGTGTATCGAGATCGTCGATCATGATGAAGATGATATTCGGACGCCTGGTAGGCATGTGGCTGGCATCAAAGGGGTCAGAGCCAAGCCTGATTTCTGTGCCGTCTGGAACATCGTCGCCGTCACTGTCAGCAAGCATTGGATCTGTTCCGGTGTTACCCGTGGAAACAAATATCCCAGTCCCCGTCTCTACACCGTCGAGCAGATCGTCGTCATCACTGTCTGAGTCCAATGGGTCGGTAGGACCGGCGATTTCGACGCCGTCATCGAGACCGTCGTCGTCGGAGTCCGGATCGTTCGGCTTGGTTCCCGCTGCATGTTCGGCTGCGTTATCGACGCCGTCATTGTCGGGGTTACCGTTCGCGTTTTCGTCAAGATCTTGGAAATAGAGGTATTCCCAAGCATCCGGCAGGCCATCGTTGTCGGAGTCCGTGTTACCACCATTGCTAGAGCTGCCATGGAGGATGTAGCGCACGTGGCGGGTAGTAGCGACGGAGTGGTTGGTGTTTGTGATCGTAGACCGTCCGCCGTCGACGCCTTCGTTATACTGGAAGTAATCGGGGCTCGATGAGCCCGACCCGTAATAGGTGAAGAAAAACCCGTAATCTGCGTTTTCTTCTACAGTTAGAGGCGTGCTTAGCTTGAAGGTGATGTAGTTGTTGTTAGACAACTGACCGTCTATAGTGAACGCTTCGGCATAGAGCGGGGTGACGGTGCTGCCCACGTAGTAGTCGTCCCCGTCGTTAGACCTTGAGTGACCTGTTCCTGTGTTCCACTCCGCGACAGTGCCCTTGTAGATCCGTAAGGTAATCGTGTCGTTGAAGAAGGTTTGATTGCCGTTCTTGTGGATCGTGATCGACGTGATTTCGTAATGGGTCTCGGCGCCGTTGCCGAGGTAGAAGGTCATTCCTCGGGCGTGGTCGCTATCGCTGTCTTCGTCCTTGATTCGCGAATAGGTAGTGCCTGTGTTGTTGGAAGATAGGATATCGCTTGTCGGGGCAGTGGTGGTCACAGTCACCGTTTGGCCGATGGCTTGGTGAGTAAGCACGATGAGGGCTGCGGCTACGGTTGAGAATTTGATCGTCATGAATGCAGAGCGTTTCTGAAATACCTTGTCCGCGCTACTCATGGATTTGTTAACTCCAAGATCGTCAATATGCAGAACTGAGATTTCTCTTTATGGAAACTAGTTCTTTCACCCCGTGTGCCAAGGAAATTCCACGAACGGACGCTTTGATCGGGGCTCAGCAAAGAGGAAGGGCGCTCTGTGTGAGCTATTCGTCCCTGTGCCTCCGTTCCGCCACTTCAAACAAATTGCAACTTCCGTTCTGCATCCGGGTTTCTCTCATCAGATCCATGAAACTTCCGATGTTCTACCTTGCCCTCGCGCTGATCTCCAGCCTTTCAGCGCAAACCAGTCCGTCCCGCAGCCAGTCCGCTGGTCACGCATCGTCACTGCTGAAAAGCGGTAAGATCCCGGACCTCACTGCCGTCACCGATCAGGGGAAACCGGTTAAACTCCGCGAACTCTGCGCAGGCAAATTCACGGTTCTCGCATCCGGCTGCCTCACTTGCCCGGAGTTCCACAAATCCTACCCGGAAATTGAAGCCGCGCGCGCCGACTATGCCAGCGACAAGGTGCAGTTCTACTACTTTTACAAAAGCCTGCGCCACCCGGAACTCGGAGGGTATGTCGACGCCCAGAACATCAAGGAGCGACTGCTGCAACTCGCCGAAGCTCGCAAAAAACTCGCCACCCAAACCCCATGGCTGGCCGATACCATGGACGACTCGCTGCGCATCGGACTCGGCGCCAACTCGCAATCCGTTTATCTCATTTCTCCCGAAGGTGAAATCCTCTACGCCAATGGTAAGATCAAGCGCGCAGACCTACGCAACGCTCTCACCAAAGCCCTCGGAGCCCCGGAAAAAACCACCTTGGCCGCCGACCTCAAACTGCCCCGCCTCCAACGTCCGCCCCGCTTGGTCAACGAAGATTCCAAACTCGGAGTCAAACGCCCGGAAGGCCTGACCATCCTCAAGATCACACCCGCTGATCCGGAAAAAACCTACTACGTCAAACTCCGTGCCGAAGGTGACGACGCCCTGATCAAAACTGGCACCGGGCGACTGTTTCTCGGCTTCTATCCGGACCCCATCCACGATGCCTGCTGGAACAACCTCACCCAACCCATGCGCTACCAACTCACGCTCCCCGAGGGCATGACCGCTACCCCCGCCGAAGCGTCGGCTCAAGTGGGCCATGGCGACAAGGACTCGCAACCTCGCCAGTTCTGGGTCGATATCAAATCCAATGGAACACCCGGACCGATCGAGCTGAAACTCGACTACTTCGGCTGCACCCCGGACATGTGCATGGCGCTGACCCACGGCTACACCATCGAACTCAAAGACCAAAACCGCGGCTCCCGCACCTACGGCATGAACCGAGGCGGCCCGCGTGCCTCCAAGGGGACACGAGGATCTGGGAAACGCGAAACCGCCAAGCGTGAATCCCCGCGAGATGGCGCAGGCCAAATCACCCAGATGGATACGAACAAAGACGGATCCGTGAGTTACCAGGAACTCCTCGCCTCCGCTCGCGCAAAGCGGGGAGACCAAGTGAAGCCGGAACGAGTCAAATCTCGATTCGACTCCATCGATACAAATAAGGATGGAAAAGTCACCCCTGAGGAATTCAGCCAAGCCCCCCGCGGCGGCAATCGTCCTCAGGCTTCGCAGTAGCTTGGGAAGGCAACGAGCATTCGCATCGACCGAGGGAGGAAATGAAGCGAGGTGGGGGAGTGACCTATTTATTTTCTTAGAACAGACCGCTCCCTTTCTCTCTTAAACCGCGCACGCTTTATTCGGAGCGATGCTCTCTGTCTCGGCGACGTCGGCGTTGAAATTCAGCTCTCAGAGCGATCGAGATTTTCCCCCGAAACTCCTCACATATCTTGGAACGTTTCGCTTGTTTAACTGCTTTCTTGAAAGCCTCCTTTTTTCGGGGCGAGACGAAGGGACTTATTGGAATAGATGCCGTAGTGTCGGACCGTTTGCTGGTCAAAGGGCGGAAGGTGGTTGTGTCCTTATCAAAGTCTGTATCGTAATACGTGAAACGGTCCAAGGCCGCGAGGTTCATTAAAGTTTCACCTAAATAGGGATGAAGCTCTTCGAGAGCTCTAAATTTCGATACAAAAAACCACACTCCGCAACATGCAAAGTGTGGTTTGATAAATGAGTGATGATCTCAATGATTACTTACGGCGGCGCATGATCAGCGCCAGACCACCAAGACCCAGTAAAGCCACAGAAGATGGCTCAGGGACCAGTGTGAGGGTGCTTCCACCACCGCTGATGGGAGTCACCTCGAAATAGTCTGTGAAGTTACCAGCGGTAATGGCGGTGCCACCCACAGTGGCAGTGCCATCTCCTGTGTTAGTGACGAGCTCCTGAATCCAGTCTGCTTCGGTAGTTGTCACCCCGCTCGAAAAGCTCCCGGTCCAATCAGTTGCAAAATCGAAGACTCCAGTGGCTGTGCTGATATCAATATCAACAGCACCGCTGGCAGTAATCACCACACTGCCACCAATGTTCAGAACACCAGTTGCATTATTAGATATAAACCGGCCGCCATAAAAGAGTTCCCCTCCTGTCAGGTTTACAGTGCTCCCGTTCGCGTTGAGGAGTCCGGTTCCTAAATTGAGTGTGCCGCCTTGGAGGTTGTATGTAGGAATAGTCGAGCCGCCGCTATTGAAAAAGTTGAAACCTGGGGTGGCAGTGATCGTTCCCGCAGTTTGTGTGAGTGTGGCACCCCCAAAACCACCTACTTGGTTGTTACCTGTAACAGTTCCGTCCACCGCAATGGTGCCCGTGTCGCCATCTCCCGGTAAGCCTGTGCCGCCGGCGGTCTGATTGGTCCAATTGGCAGCTGCTTCGAGATTACCTCCATCGAAGATAAATGATGCGGCAGATGATGAATGACAAAGGGCTACCGAACATAGGGCCATTCCGAGTATCGTTGTTTTTGTGCTCATGTGTGTGTTATATTGTTATTACCTAATGAATTAAGGCTCGGGTATTCATTACTGCTTTTTGGATGCTGCTATCAAGCTTCTTTTCGAGAAAAAAATAACGGTGATCTCTCTGATTGCGATCTTTCAAGAGTGAATACAAAAGGCAGAAAAGGGGGGGCGGAGGAAGAATGGGTAATAATAGTGCACTTTACTTATTCTGGGCCGTTTTTTCAGCATATGCCTCTTGTTTTTTTAGCGGGCCTTGAGCATCTGCTCGTTGTGGGTGACGCCGCTTCTCATCCTCATCGTGCGGACACGAAAAAATACTCACACGGCCTGAACTCACTCACGCAATCATCATTCTCGCAAGTATGTGTCATTGCCCTGGCCCTCTTTTTTAAGTATCAAGCGCCCTTGAAAAAAATTATCTATCGCACAGAAAAGGGTGATCAGGCCAGCGTCAGCTACTTCGTGGAACCCCACGCGGATGAGGCTGAAGTCAGATGGTCCTTTTACCCGCATTTACCGGAAGGAATGTGTGCAAAAAAAGGCGATGAACGTGGACTGGGGTCTTTTCATCACGACACACGCCAATCATTCGAGGACTTCAAGATCAGGCCCGCGCGAGAAATTTCTGATGCAATCTACGAGCAAGTGATGTCCGCGATGGGAGGGCTGAGCGAACTGGAAATGATCACCAGGAAAATGGGCCCCAGCGGAATGGAGTTCAATCGCGTGTCCATGCCCTCGTTCGCACAATTGAAAAGCGGCCTCAGCGAGCCACGGCCGGCTTCGCAACTATCTGATCACGACCTTTTCCCAAGCTGGACATTCATCAAAGAAATCAAGGTCGAGGGTGAAACCCGCTTGTTGCTTCGCTGCGCCGAGTATGGGATGATGTGGGTGCATGTGGACGAGACCGGAATGACTCACGCGTCGTCTCAGATCAGCAATGAAGAAGCCCGGGAGCTCTACAAAAAACACCTGCTATACTTCACCGAAGGCGAGAAAGAGAAACTCAAAGAGGCTCTTCAAATCGGCAATAATTTTGAAGAGGCATTAAAGACCGCTTTAGGTCGCATGAGAGTCATGGATAGCTTCTTTTTGCCGGAATCTCCGAGCATCGAAATCGACGGGTGCATCACAATGGCCATGTGCGTGGAGGACGCGGGCATCATCAGCGCTACCTTGACTAAAGATGGCACCCTCGTCGATTATCGTTTGATCCAAGGACTCGAAGCCTGGAGAATTCTTCAGCCCATCATCGACCCCGTGGTGCCTGAATAGCTGCTGCATGTTGTCATGAAAGAATCTTTGCGCACGACGCAGACCTTTCTCGAACTCTGTATATGGCCGCTCTTTCAGGCTCCAGATATACCCCTATTTTGAAAGAGTTTATCAGAGACTGTTAGGAAAAGGAAAACCCAAGAAGCCCGCTGTTACTGCTGTCATGATGACCGACCGAAGGGAGATAGACAGAAACGATGTGACGTGCCTGAAAGGTGAACGTAGAGAATCAAAGCTGGTTTGTCATCTGAACTCGCTGATTAAGAGGTGTAAAATAAAATTCAATCCGCTTAATGAAAATAATCACTAAAGACAGTTGCTGCCCCCTTTTTCCTTTTTCAGGGCCTCTCGTCCGTTCGTACAATCTGGTCTAATGTCTGAATATACCCCATCACATGATAAATGGCACCGTCATTATT
Protein-coding sequences here:
- a CDS encoding sulfatase-like hydrolase/transferase — translated: MTIKFSTVAAALIVLTHQAIGQTVTVTTTAPTSDILSSNNTGTTYSRIKDEDSDSDHARGMTFYLGNGAETHYEITSITIHKNGNQTFFNDTITLRIYKGTVAEWNTGTGHSRSNDGDDYYVGSTVTPLYAEAFTIDGQLSNNNYITFKLSTPLTVEENADYGFFFTYYGSGSSSPDYFQYNEGVDGGRSTITNTNHSVATTRHVRYILHGSSSNGGNTDSDNDGLPDAWEYLYFQDLDENANGNPDNDGVDNAAEHAAGTKPNDPDSDDDGLDDGVEIAGPTDPLDSDSDDDDLLDGVETGTGIFVSTGNTGTDPMLADSDGDDVPDGTEIRLGSDPFDASHMPTRRPNIIFIMIDDLDTREIGVYGQATLKTPRIDSMASQGMMFSNFYTASPVCHSCRSSLMTGQDTRRSQDRHNSGENLHPTRITIGEVLQQAGYTTGCVGKWGMGTSTGAPWNQGFDFFCGYLSQTAAHRFFPKSLWKNDQKIYFNSDQLGAGDSLYIAGAHNYNEIMHSWTDNSGNVCSHDVVVAEGLKFIEENADRPFFLYCAWTPPHAYMYPAATLAALTDEDGLVYDTSDLNQTMINEVYPGMPFGADADVPTMPDFNDHCYASMVSAADRDTGRIMDKLVELGIDDNTLVIFSSDNGEDEPTFLTSEHLKSGYADFRGAKRDCYEGGIRSPFVAWMPGTIEAGSSSDVIGTFADMLPTFAELASISTPTQVTGRSILPVLLGGHKDDLQPRDYHYWYFTEGGRRWRAVRQGDWKIVRDRANNGSAPTYELFNLSNDPYETTDLSASETTILQNLIPLVEGTHEVTRSTYFKADDEFFTWSNLTPAAYQIGTRDGSGAADGYSLTASGTGSGFNYLPFSGGLTQEATFTWTMQFPSGGAASFLLGASNTPSQCLAVRINASNSVLEISYAGSAVTSTTLAAADFPSERAECQMQLNPSTGIGTITIGTTVLNFDLTTSIGPLQFWGYQVESSSTLQASRPRWSLETKRINALEISDGLGAIDVNYQLPFLLGQSITPQYSLDMETWYDNPPGLQDIKSVDSQGQVRGSWSLSKDSLLPRNHSRLFFRARVDP
- a CDS encoding EF-hand domain-containing protein, which gives rise to MKLPMFYLALALISSLSAQTSPSRSQSAGHASSLLKSGKIPDLTAVTDQGKPVKLRELCAGKFTVLASGCLTCPEFHKSYPEIEAARADYASDKVQFYYFYKSLRHPELGGYVDAQNIKERLLQLAEARKKLATQTPWLADTMDDSLRIGLGANSQSVYLISPEGEILYANGKIKRADLRNALTKALGAPEKTTLAADLKLPRLQRPPRLVNEDSKLGVKRPEGLTILKITPADPEKTYYVKLRAEGDDALIKTGTGRLFLGFYPDPIHDACWNNLTQPMRYQLTLPEGMTATPAEASAQVGHGDKDSQPRQFWVDIKSNGTPGPIELKLDYFGCTPDMCMALTHGYTIELKDQNRGSRTYGMNRGGPRASKGTRGSGKRETAKRESPRDGAGQITQMDTNKDGSVSYQELLASARAKRGDQVKPERVKSRFDSIDTNKDGKVTPEEFSQAPRGGNRPQASQ
- a CDS encoding PEP-CTERM sorting domain-containing protein (PEP-CTERM proteins occur, often in large numbers, in the proteomes of bacteria that also encode an exosortase, a predicted intramembrane cysteine proteinase. The presence of a PEP-CTERM domain at a protein's C-terminus predicts cleavage within the sorting domain, followed by covalent anchoring to some some component of the (usually Gram-negative) cell surface. Many PEP-CTERM proteins exhibit an unusual sequence composition that includes large numbers of potential glycosylation sites. Expression of one such protein has been shown restore the ability of a bacterium to form floc, a type of biofilm.), with product MSTKTTILGMALCSVALCHSSSAASFIFDGGNLEAAANWTNQTAGGTGLPGDGDTGTIAVDGTVTGNNQVGGFGGATLTQTAGTITATPGFNFFNSGGSTIPTYNLQGGTLNLGTGLLNANGSTVNLTGGELFYGGRFISNNATGVLNIGGSVVITASGAVDIDISTATGVFDFATDWTGSFSSGVTTTEADWIQELVTNTGDGTATVGGTAITAGNFTDYFEVTPISGGGSTLTLVPEPSSVALLGLGGLALIMRRRK